From the genome of Gallus gallus isolate bGalGal1 chromosome 4, bGalGal1.mat.broiler.GRCg7b, whole genome shotgun sequence:
CGCCGGCCGCGCCCATGGCGAGCAGCAGCGGCGGCGGCAGGtagggcgggcgggcggcgcggggcccgCTCCCCGGCCATGGCGCAGACGGAGCCCCCGAAGGCGGCGCGGCTGTGGCGCGACGCCGCCCTGCGCGCTCGGAagctgcggggcggccccggcgagcccgagccggaGCCGGACGAGGGGCCTCCGggggggccgccgccgccgccgcccgcggcccgccgcccgccgctgGGAGAGCTGGAGGCGCTGAACCTGAGCGGGcgggggctggaggagctgcccGAGGAGGTGGGCGCCGCCCTGAGCGGGCTGCGGGTGCTCAGCCTGCGGCGCAACCGGCTGTGCCGCCTGCCCGCCGCCGCCCTGCGGCACCTGGGCCGCCTGGCAGAGCTGGACCTCAGCCACAACCGGCTGCGGGGCCTGGGCGACGGCAGGGCGCtggcggggctgcggggcctgCGCAAGCTGAGCCTCAGCCACAACGAGCTGGGCGCCGAGAGCCCCGGCCTGCCGCCCCGCCTGGCCGAGCTGGCCCGCCTCGAGGAGCTCGACCTCAGCTTCAACCGCCTGCGCCGCCTGCCCGAGGGCCTGGGCTGCCTGCGGCACCTCCGTGCCCTCGACATCGACCACAAcctgctgccctgcttcccCGCCCCGCTGCTGGAGCTCGCCGCCCTGGAGGAGCTCGACTGCTCTGGAAACCGGCACCTGGGGGCCCTGCCCGAGGGCATCGCCGCCCTGCGCCGCCTCAAGATCCTCTGGCTGAGCGGCACGGgcctggcagccctgcccgaGGGCCTCTGCCAGCTGGGCGCCCTGGAGAGCCTCATGCTGGATGGCAACCAGCTGCGGACTCTGCCCGCCGGCTTCAGTGGCTTGCAACGGCTCAAGATGCTGAACCTCTCCTCCAATCTGCTGGGCGAGTTCCCCGCCGCCATCCTGGCGCTGCcggggctggaggagctctACCTGAGCCGCAACcagctttctgtgctgcctcCTCGCCTCTGCCAGCTCCGCCAGTTGCGCACCCTCTGGCTAGACAACAACCGCATCCGCTACCTGCCCGACTCCATCGTGCTCCTGCACAGCCTGGAGGAGTTGGTCCTGCAAGGCAACCAGATCGCCATCCTGCCTGAGGGCTTCGGGCAGCTCTCCCGCGTCACCCTGTGGAAGATCAAAGATAACCCCCTCATCCAGCCCCCCTACGAGGTCTGCATGAAAGGCATCCCCTACATTGCAGCCTACCAGCAGGAGCTGGCCCACTCCCAGCCTGCCCTCAAACCTCGCCTCAAGCTGGTCCTCATGGGGCTGAAGGACGCTGGCAAGACCCTGCTGAGGCGATGCCTGATGGAGGAGAATGGGCAGAAGGAGGATGCAGGAAGCCTGGAAGCAGGGAGCGTCCAGCCCCGAGGGTGCCCTGGGCAACAGCAGGACAGTGGGAGAGCAGCGGGGTGCTGCCCCGTCCCTGAGGATGCTTCCGAGCAGCGGGACATATGTTCTCATGTGCCATCCCAccaagggaaaggagaaaggccGTGCCCTGCACCCTCACTGCCTCCAGATGCCTCCCAGGTTTCGTCAGGACTGCGATTGTCGGGCAGCAAGGGCATTGAGGTGATGGACTGGACCGCAGATGCAGAGAGAGGCCTGACATTCATTGTGTATGAGCTGGCAGGGGACCCGACCTATGATGTGATCCagtccttcttcctttctcccgGAGCGCTCTATGTGCTGGTGGTGAATCTGAGTGCCTACGTCCCTCAGCACTTCTACCCCTCCGTGGGCTATTTCTTGCACTGGCTGGGTTCTAAGGTGCCCCACGCTGTGGTGTGCATGGTGGGAACCCACGCTGACCTCTGCGCTGAGCGAGAGTTGGAAGAGAAGTGCCTGGACATTCATCACCAGATTGCCCAGCAGGAAAAGAGGGATGCTGAGGGCCTCCAGAGCCTTGTCCAGCAGGTAGACGAGGCTCTGGGACAGGACTTTGACCTgcgctgctccagccctcacaCTGCCTTTTACGGGGTCTCAGACAAGAACTTGAGACGAAAAAAAGCCCAGTTTCAGTATCTTCTCAACCACCGGCCTCAGATCCTCTCTcctgtgctgcctttcagctgCTGGGACCACTGCCAGGTGCGTCGCCTGCGGGACAAGCTTCTTTCGGTGGCTGAGCACCGCGATATCTTCCCAAACCTGCACCGTGTGTTGCCCAAGTCCTGGcaagtgctggaggagctgcactTCCAACCACAGgctcagcagctgtggctgagctggtgggacTCTGCCCGGCTGGGCTTGCAGGCAGGCCTGACGGAGGACCGGCTCCAGAGCGCCCTGTCCTACCTGCACGAGAGCGGGAAGCTGCTCTACTTTGAGGAGCACCTCACACTGCGGGAGTACGTGTTCCACAACCTGCCGCGACTCATTGACATCCTCAATGTTTTCTGCCAGCGGGATGCCACTGTGCTGCTCCAGAAACTGCTCAGTGACACCCACATTGATGAACTGAGGGCCACTCAGCTCCATCATTACGTGGAGGGCTTCTTGCTGCATGGCCTCCTCCCTGCCCATGTTATCCGCCTCCTCCTCAAGCCCCATATCCAGAGCCGGGAGGACCTGCAGCTcatcctggagctgctggagaagatGGGACTCTGTTACTGTGTCAACAAACCCAAATCCAAGCCTTTAAATGGGGCTGCCGCTTGGTACAAGTTTCCCTGCTACGTGAAGAATGAGGTGCCCCATGCGGAGGCGTGGATCAATGGTGCCAATCTGAGCGGCCAGTCGTTTGTGgtggagcagctgcagattGAGTACAGCTTTCCCTTCATTTTCCCACCCGGCTTGTTTGCGCGCTACAGCGTCCAGATCAACAGCCACGTGGTTCAGCGCTCGGATGGCAAATACCAGATCTATGCCTACCGAGGAAAGGTGCCGGTGGTGGTGAGCTACCGGCCTGCCCGGGGAGCCCTGCAACCAGACACGCTGTCTATTGCTAGCCACGCGTCCCTACCAAATATCTGGACGGCTTGGCAAGCTATTACTCCCTTAGTGGAAGAACTGAATGTCCTGCTCCAGGAATGGCCGGGCCTGTACTACACTGTGCACGTCCTCTGTTCAAAGTGCCTTAAAAGAGGGTCACCCAACCCACACAGTTTTCCAGGTAAGGCACGACACGGCTTGCCTGTCACCCCTTCTGGGGCTTTGTGCCACCTTTGAGGGGATTCTGCCGTGTTTATGTGAGCTTGATCTTTATTTatcccaccctccccccctctCTGTCTCCCTTTCCTGATGACTTGAGtcatagaagaaaatattaggGTAGCTCCAAGGAGATAGGCTTAAAATAACTCTATTCTGAGATAGGGGAATGTTATGTCCCCCTATGCCCAGgccttttttctctgctttttgggTTCTTGTCCTAAGCAGTGGTCATCCATCGTTGGGAAGGCCCCATTCTGTGCTGATACTGATTTCCTTGAACGGCTTGACATTTTTTCCTAAGTCCTTTATCCTGCAGCTTCAccttctttggagctgtttgtaAACATAGAGATGCCTGACAGCACCTTAGTGTTCCCACTCCCACCCAAAAGCATTCCTCTGAGTGCAGGAAAGCTCCTGGTGGTACACATTGGCCACGCTGATCTTTGCAGCCCCCTGTCATGCCCTCTTTTTTAGGACTAGCAGGAGGCATTCTTCCCTGCAAGGAGAAAGATGCTCCATCTTCTTTGTTTGGGTCTCTCACCTGGAAGCATTTCCCAGACGTTGCATTTGGGAGCTAATATTccttaataaatacatatatatattttccttcccctctctcccttcttCTAATGAAAAAATCTTAATCTCTCTCCTCTGACACGTGACTAGCCATGGtgcttttttaatcttttgCCTATAAACTCATGATTTTATCAGCAGTGTTTTCCAGCAGCATCTGTTTTACTTTGTGCGTATGCCTTCAGACCTGTGTCCTCCTGCTCCTCCGGGTTTGCTTTGGGGGGTGTTGATGTGTGTATCTGCTTGCAGTGAATATCCACTCTGAGCTGTAAGCAATGCTCCAGAAGCGTGCATTTTTATACACCCCCCCTGCCCCATGCTGGAAGTGTGTTGAAGCATTCTTTATTTACAGGTAACCTGAAATTGTGAGGG
Proteins encoded in this window:
- the MFHAS1 gene encoding malignant fibrous histiocytoma-amplified sequence 1, producing the protein MAQTEPPKAARLWRDAALRARKLRGGPGEPEPEPDEGPPGGPPPPPPAARRPPLGELEALNLSGRGLEELPEEVGAALSGLRVLSLRRNRLCRLPAAALRHLGRLAELDLSHNRLRGLGDGRALAGLRGLRKLSLSHNELGAESPGLPPRLAELARLEELDLSFNRLRRLPEGLGCLRHLRALDIDHNLLPCFPAPLLELAALEELDCSGNRHLGALPEGIAALRRLKILWLSGTGLAALPEGLCQLGALESLMLDGNQLRTLPAGFSGLQRLKMLNLSSNLLGEFPAAILALPGLEELYLSRNQLSVLPPRLCQLRQLRTLWLDNNRIRYLPDSIVLLHSLEELVLQGNQIAILPEGFGQLSRVTLWKIKDNPLIQPPYEVCMKGIPYIAAYQQELAHSQPALKPRLKLVLMGLKDAGKTLLRRCLMEENGQKEDAGSLEAGSVQPRGCPGQQQDSGRAAGCCPVPEDASEQRDICSHVPSHQGKGERPCPAPSLPPDASQVSSGLRLSGSKGIEVMDWTADAERGLTFIVYELAGDPTYDVIQSFFLSPGALYVLVVNLSAYVPQHFYPSVGYFLHWLGSKVPHAVVCMVGTHADLCAERELEEKCLDIHHQIAQQEKRDAEGLQSLVQQVDEALGQDFDLRCSSPHTAFYGVSDKNLRRKKAQFQYLLNHRPQILSPVLPFSCWDHCQVRRLRDKLLSVAEHRDIFPNLHRVLPKSWQVLEELHFQPQAQQLWLSWWDSARLGLQAGLTEDRLQSALSYLHESGKLLYFEEHLTLREYVFHNLPRLIDILNVFCQRDATVLLQKLLSDTHIDELRATQLHHYVEGFLLHGLLPAHVIRLLLKPHIQSREDLQLILELLEKMGLCYCVNKPKSKPLNGAAAWYKFPCYVKNEVPHAEAWINGANLSGQSFVVEQLQIEYSFPFIFPPGLFARYSVQINSHVVQRSDGKYQIYAYRGKVPVVVSYRPARGALQPDTLSIASHASLPNIWTAWQAITPLVEELNVLLQEWPGLYYTVHVLCSKCLKRGSPNPHSFPGELLSQPRPEGLTEIICPKNGSERVNVALVYPPTPTVISPCSK